One genomic window of Sphingopyxis sp. OPL5 includes the following:
- a CDS encoding 2Fe-2S iron-sulfur cluster-binding protein, translating into MATITYIEPDGSERIVDVKAGLSLMEGAINNGVNGIEADCGGVCACATCHIYVDADWIEAAGPRTDIEEAMLDLANEVRENSRLSCQVKVTDGMDGLILSIPEEQR; encoded by the coding sequence ATGGCCACAATCACCTATATCGAACCCGACGGCTCCGAACGTATCGTCGACGTCAAAGCCGGCCTTTCGCTGATGGAGGGCGCGATCAACAATGGCGTCAACGGCATCGAGGCCGATTGCGGCGGCGTGTGCGCCTGCGCCACCTGCCACATCTATGTGGACGCCGACTGGATAGAGGCGGCGGGGCCCCGCACCGACATTGAGGAAGCGATGCTCGACCTCGCGAACGAGGTTCGCGAGAACAGCCGCTTGTCATGCCAGGTCAAGGTGACCGACGGCATGGATGGCCTGATCCTGTCGATCCCCGAAGAGCAGCGCTAG